The Nocardioides ginsengisegetis region CACACGCCGGGCCACGCGCCCGGCGCGGTCTGCTTCCACGCCCCCGAGCTGGGCTGCGTCTTCACCGGCGACACCCTCTTCCAGGGCGGTCCGGGGGCGACCGGGCGGTCCTTCTCCGACGAGGACCTCATCAAGGAGTCGATCCGGGCCCGGCTCTTCGCCCTCCCCGACGACACCGTCGTCCACACCGGGCACGGCGACGACACCACAATTGGGGCCGAGCGCGCGTCGGGACTCTGACACAGTGGGCCCATGTCCGGGTGGGATGACTACTGGACGGCTCTCGCGGAAGGTGATCGCGACCTGGCGATCACCTTCATCCAGCGAGCCCTCGACGAGGGGGCCGCACCGCGCGAGGTGCTCGACGAGTTCGTGCTCGAGGCGCAGCACCGGATCGGCGAGCTCTGGCTCGAGGGCGAGTGGACGGTGGCCCAGGAGCACGAGGCCACGGCGGTCAGCGAGAGCCTCGTGCACTGGCTGGCCTCGGTCACCTCGAGGTCGCCGACCCTCGACGGGCGCGCCCTCCTGGTGTCCTGCCTCCCCGGCGAGCGGCACGCCCTGCCGGCGCTCGTCGTGGCCGAGGGGCTGCGGATGGAGGGCCACCGCGTGCACTACCTCGGCGCCGACCCCGAGCCGTCCTCGCTGCTGAGCGAGGTGCTGGACCTCGGCCCGCGCGCCGTCCTGTTCAGCGGGTCGCTCACGTCGGCCCTCGGCACGCAGAAGTCCATGCTGGTCAGCCTCCGTGCGCTCGGGGTGCCCGTGGTCGTGGGCGGTCAGGCGTTCGGCCTCGACGCCCGCCGGGCGCGCTCGCTCGGGGCCACGGCGTACGCCCCCAGCATCGAGGCCGTCGTCGAGGTGCTCGACCGGCTGCCCGCCCGCCTCCCACGGCTGCCCGACCTCGAGACGGTGCCGGGCGAGGCCGAGGGCGCCTGGCTGGAGGACGCCCGGCCCGAGCTGGCGGCGTACGTCGTCCGGCAGGTACGCCGCCGGGTCGGCGACGAGGGCGGCACCCCGGACTGGTGGACCGACTACGAGAGCAACGTCGACCACCTGGTCGGCTGTCTGGGCGCGGCGCTGGTGACCGGGGACGACACGATCATGCTCGAGGTGCGGGAGTGGATGGCCCGGATGCTCACGCGCCGCGACGCCCCGCCCACGGTCATGGAGCTGACCTGGGACACCCTCGCTGGCCGGGTCCGCGGCCACCCGATGGCCCGGCTGCTGCTGGCCTCGGCATAGAAGCCCTCAGAACGGCCGGACGAGCAGGGCCGTGCCGCTCCCGGCGACCCGGGTGAGCACGACGGTGGCGGTCTCGTCGCCGGAGAGGTCGAGCCGCTTGCGCAGCTGCTCGGGCACGACCTCGACGCCGCGCTTCTTGATGGTCAGGGCGCCGACGTTGCGCTCCCGGAGCGCGGCCCGGAGTGCCTTCTCGCGGTAGGGCAGCTCCTCGA contains the following coding sequences:
- a CDS encoding cobalamin B12-binding domain-containing protein; this encodes MSGWDDYWTALAEGDRDLAITFIQRALDEGAAPREVLDEFVLEAQHRIGELWLEGEWTVAQEHEATAVSESLVHWLASVTSRSPTLDGRALLVSCLPGERHALPALVVAEGLRMEGHRVHYLGADPEPSSLLSEVLDLGPRAVLFSGSLTSALGTQKSMLVSLRALGVPVVVGGQAFGLDARRARSLGATAYAPSIEAVVEVLDRLPARLPRLPDLETVPGEAEGAWLEDARPELAAYVVRQVRRRVGDEGGTPDWWTDYESNVDHLVGCLGAALVTGDDTIMLEVREWMARMLTRRDAPPTVMELTWDTLAGRVRGHPMARLLLASA